A DNA window from Helianthus annuus cultivar XRQ/B chromosome 15, HanXRQr2.0-SUNRISE, whole genome shotgun sequence contains the following coding sequences:
- the LOC110932950 gene encoding dof zinc finger protein DOF1.8 gives MGLSSKQVSSDHLEFSWSTQNMLLTSGNMQSSSNQRSTPMKRSLQTQQSDPLKCPRCDSTNTKFCYYNNYNKTQPRHYCKACKRHWTKGGTLRNVPVGGGRKNKRVKRPNTATTSTTTNMNHNLGLSDQKYMFPDDKGLFFKPNDSAFDQVSWDFNGSFTNATTTMQQLPHQNLGFSMHSNLTSNNDTITNPIPTIPTSYTPFLSCLKDDSTLTTTRMMMPNSSAVSQPWMQAPTTSNFLEPSYWTWNDIDSMVQADLNKPFDDPLMKN, from the coding sequence ATGGGGTTGAGCAGCAAACAAGTTTCTAGTGATCATCTTGAGTTCAGCTGGAGTACTCAAAACATGCTACTAACATCAGGCAACATGCAATCATCATCAAACCAACGTTCAACACCGATGAAAAGATCGCTACAAACACAACAATCTGATCCTTTAAAGTGTCCAAGATGCGATTCGACAAACACTAAGTTTTGTTACTACAACAACTACAACAAGACGCAGCCGCGACACTATTGTAAAGCGTGTAAGAGGCATTGGACCAAAGGTGGCACTCTTCGCAATGTCCCCGTTGGTGGTGGCCGGAAAAACAAGCGTGTCAAACGCCCTAACACCGCCACCACCTCAACAACCACCAACATGAATCACAATTTAGGGTTGAGTGATCAGAAATACATGTTCCCAGAtgataaaggtttgttttttaAGCCAAATGATAGTGCATTTGATCAAGTTTCTTGGGATTTTAATGGTAGTTTCACCAATGCCACTACCACTATGCAACAATTACCTCATCAAAATTTAGGGTTTTCTATGCATTCAAACTTGACTTCCAATAATGATacaattacaaaccctattcCAACCATTCCAACCTCTTATACACCATTCTTATCTTGTTTAAAAGATGATTCAACCCTCACAACAACAAGAATGATGATGCCGAATTCTTCGGCTGTTTCGCAACCATGGATGCAAGCTCCAACCACAAGCAATTTCTTGGAACCTAGTTATTGGACATGGAATGACATTGATTCAATGGTTCAAGCTGATCTGAATAAACCCTTTGATGATCCACTCATGAAAAACTAA